The Longimicrobiales bacterium genome contains the following window.
ATCGTCGTGCATCTTGGTGAGAACAGAGTTTTCCTCTTCGACGGGATCCGTTCGGTATGGTCGGCTCCGGCCGGCACAGGGACCGGGTTCCGGCTCGACACGGAGGAGCATCAGTGGAACTTCTCTACGCCCCGTGGCCTTTTCCGGGTCCAGCGCATGGAGAAGGACCCGTTGTGGGAGGCCCCGGACTGGCACTTCATCGAAAAGGGCGCCCCTGTGCCGCCTCAGGATCACCCGTCGCGTATCATGGCCGGGATCATGGGCAATACGGCGATCTTCTTGGGCGCTGGCATCGCGATCCATGGAACGAATCAGCCCGGGCTTCTCCTTAACCCGGATCCTGAGGCGCGACGGGTGTCCCATGGATGCATTCGGCTCACCAACGAGTCAGCCCGGGAACTCATGCACCTCGTGGACGTCGGAACTCCGGTGTTGATCTTTTGATGTGCGCGCACTCTGGAATGGCCTGCTAATGGCTACGGACAGGGGCGACTCAGGTCGAAAGAGCGTGGCGCGGAATCGGAAGGCTCGC
Protein-coding sequences here:
- a CDS encoding L,D-transpeptidase produces the protein MRGTLPLALFLASAPAAAQESSHMSGGPEGFRADVSEHAIEVDRPLVDHDAPYIVVHLGENRVFLFDGIRSVWSAPAGTGTGFRLDTEEHQWNFSTPRGLFRVQRMEKDPLWEAPDWHFIEKGAPVPPQDHPSRIMAGIMGNTAIFLGAGIAIHGTNQPGLLLNPDPEARRVSHGCIRLTNESARELMHLVDVGTPVLIF